Proteins encoded together in one Nostoc sp. PCC 7524 window:
- the topA gene encoding type I DNA topoisomerase, which yields MSTLVIVESPTKARTIRNYLPRDYRVEASMGHVRDLPQSASEIPPAVKGEAWAQLGVNVEADFEPVYVVPKDKKKVVTQLKEALKEATELILATDEDREGESISWHLYQLLKPKVPTKRMVFHEITQEAIAKALKNCRHIDEQLVRAQETRRILDRLVGYTLSPLLWKKIAWGLSAGRVQSVAVRLLVNKERQRRAFREGTYWDLKAYLEQSKSPFTAQLVTLAGTKVATGSDFDPSTGKIVAGRNVVLLSEEEAIALQERLTGKPWTVAEVEERPVTRKPAPPFTTSTLQQESNRKLRLSARDTMRIAQNLYEQGYITYMRTDSVHLSEQAIAAARDCVEKLYGKSYLSPQPRQYTTKSKGAQEAHEAIRPAGSSFRTPQETGLSGRELALYDLIWKRTVACQMADSRQTQITIQLKVEDAGFRAAGKRIDFPGYLRAYVEGSDDPEAALEDQEVILPSLKVGDHPDCKDLEAVGHETQPPARYTEATLVKTLESEGIGRPSTYASIIGTIIDKGYAQLVNNALIPTFTAFAVTDLLEKHFPDIVDPSFTSKMEQTLDDIADGEVNWLPYLRQFYLGEQGLETLVKEQENQIDATKARTVELANLEAKIRIGKYGPYIEVENGDGVVTASIPKDLTPADLDPKQVEVLLRQKTVGPDQLGRHPETGEPIYVKIGAYGPYVQLGDKSDDNPKPKQASLPKGVTPETITLETAIGLLSLPRNLGVHPATNGKIQASLGRFGPYVVHDQGKEGKDYRSLKAGDDVLTISLERALELLSEPKKTRGSTSSKSKAALRELGPHPEDDAPVNIYDGPYGPYIKHGKTNVGIPEGVSVEDVTLSQALELLAAKASTSKSTRKTTKSTASKSKSTAKSTTTKKKEAKA from the coding sequence ATGTCAACTCTCGTCATTGTCGAATCTCCAACCAAAGCTCGTACCATTCGCAACTACCTGCCAAGAGACTATCGGGTAGAAGCGTCGATGGGTCATGTACGTGACCTCCCCCAGTCGGCTAGTGAAATTCCTCCTGCTGTGAAAGGGGAAGCATGGGCGCAGCTTGGGGTAAATGTGGAAGCAGACTTTGAACCTGTATACGTAGTCCCCAAAGACAAAAAGAAAGTTGTCACCCAGCTCAAAGAAGCTTTAAAGGAAGCAACTGAACTGATCCTGGCAACTGACGAAGACCGGGAAGGTGAAAGTATTAGTTGGCATTTATACCAGCTGCTCAAGCCAAAGGTGCCGACTAAGCGGATGGTGTTTCATGAAATCACCCAAGAGGCGATCGCCAAGGCTTTGAAAAACTGCCGCCATATCGATGAGCAGCTAGTACGCGCCCAGGAAACCCGCCGGATTTTAGACCGCTTAGTGGGTTATACCCTGTCTCCCCTGTTGTGGAAAAAAATCGCTTGGGGATTGTCGGCGGGACGAGTGCAGTCTGTGGCTGTGCGCCTGTTAGTCAACAAAGAACGCCAGCGCCGCGCTTTCCGGGAAGGAACATATTGGGATTTAAAAGCCTACCTGGAACAGAGTAAAAGCCCCTTTACAGCCCAGTTAGTGACCCTAGCAGGCACTAAAGTCGCCACAGGGAGCGATTTCGACCCTTCCACAGGGAAAATCGTTGCTGGACGCAATGTGGTGCTGCTGTCGGAAGAGGAGGCGATCGCCCTCCAGGAACGGCTGACTGGTAAACCTTGGACAGTCGCCGAGGTGGAAGAACGCCCCGTGACGCGCAAACCCGCACCACCGTTTACCACCTCCACATTGCAGCAAGAATCCAACCGCAAACTGCGCCTTTCCGCACGGGACACCATGCGAATTGCCCAGAATTTGTATGAGCAAGGGTATATCACCTATATGCGTACAGACTCGGTGCATTTGTCAGAACAGGCGATCGCAGCTGCCCGTGATTGTGTAGAAAAACTCTACGGTAAGTCATACCTCAGCCCCCAACCAAGGCAATACACCACCAAATCCAAAGGCGCACAAGAAGCCCACGAAGCCATTCGTCCGGCTGGTAGCAGTTTCCGCACCCCCCAAGAAACAGGATTAAGTGGTCGGGAATTAGCCCTCTATGACCTGATTTGGAAGCGCACCGTCGCCTGTCAAATGGCTGACTCGCGCCAAACCCAAATCACTATCCAGCTAAAAGTGGAAGACGCTGGTTTCCGTGCTGCCGGTAAACGCATTGACTTTCCTGGCTACTTACGCGCCTACGTTGAAGGTTCCGATGATCCCGAAGCTGCATTAGAAGACCAAGAGGTGATTCTGCCCAGCCTGAAAGTTGGGGATCATCCAGATTGTAAAGATTTAGAAGCCGTAGGTCACGAAACCCAACCCCCAGCTAGGTACACTGAAGCTACCCTAGTCAAAACCCTAGAAAGTGAAGGTATTGGTCGTCCTAGTACCTATGCCAGCATCATCGGCACCATCATTGATAAGGGTTACGCCCAATTAGTGAATAATGCCCTGATTCCTACCTTTACCGCCTTCGCCGTCACCGACCTTTTGGAAAAACATTTCCCAGATATTGTTGATCCCAGTTTTACCTCCAAAATGGAGCAAACCTTGGATGACATTGCTGATGGGGAAGTGAACTGGCTACCTTACCTACGGCAGTTTTATCTAGGGGAGCAAGGTTTAGAAACCTTGGTCAAAGAACAAGAAAATCAAATAGATGCTACTAAAGCTAGAACTGTAGAACTAGCAAATTTAGAGGCAAAAATCCGCATTGGTAAATATGGCCCTTATATAGAAGTTGAAAATGGTGATGGAGTCGTCACGGCTTCAATTCCTAAAGACTTGACACCAGCTGATCTAGATCCCAAACAAGTTGAAGTTCTTCTGAGACAGAAAACAGTAGGCCCAGATCAACTAGGTCGCCATCCCGAAACCGGAGAACCAATTTACGTAAAAATTGGTGCTTACGGGCCTTATGTCCAGTTGGGCGATAAATCCGATGACAACCCCAAACCCAAACAAGCGTCTCTACCTAAAGGTGTTACCCCAGAAACCATCACCTTAGAAACGGCTATTGGTTTGTTGTCTCTACCCCGTAACTTGGGCGTACATCCTGCCACCAATGGCAAAATCCAAGCCAGTTTGGGACGGTTTGGCCCCTATGTTGTCCATGATCAAGGGAAAGAAGGCAAAGATTACCGTTCATTAAAAGCTGGTGATGATGTCCTGACAATTTCCCTAGAAAGAGCCTTAGAGTTATTATCGGAACCGAAAAAGACCCGTGGCTCTACTAGCAGTAAGTCCAAAGCGGCTCTACGGGAATTAGGCCCACATCCCGAAGATGATGCACCCGTGAATATTTATGACGGTCCCTATGGCCCATACATCAAACACGGCAAAACTAACGTAGGGATACCAGAAGGTGTATCAGTAGAAGATGTCACCCTCTCTCAAGCCCTGGAATTACTAGCCGCCAAAGCATCAACCAGCAAATCCACCCGCAAGACAACAAAATCTACTGCGTCTAAATCAAAGTCAACGGCTAAATCAACAACAACCAAGAAAAAAGAGGCAAAGGCTTAG
- the aroQ gene encoding type II 3-dehydroquinate dehydratase — protein MSDRAVVSSPKVPNLTVQPLNILVLHGPNLNLLGQREPGVYGSTTLAEINRLLSEAALKSQATVFPVQSNHEGMLVDAIHDALGKHQGILINAGAYTHTSVALRDAIAAVNIPTVEVHLSNIYRREEFRHHSYIAPVVIGQISGFGVQSYLLGLQALVHHLSQ, from the coding sequence ATGAGCGATCGCGCCGTCGTTAGTAGCCCAAAGGTACCAAACTTGACAGTACAACCTCTAAATATTTTGGTGCTGCACGGCCCAAATCTGAATCTGCTGGGACAAAGAGAACCAGGGGTTTATGGTTCTACTACCTTGGCTGAAATTAACCGCCTGTTATCAGAAGCAGCACTAAAATCACAGGCAACTGTTTTTCCTGTGCAGTCAAATCATGAAGGTATGTTAGTGGATGCAATTCATGACGCATTAGGGAAACACCAAGGGATTCTGATTAATGCCGGGGCTTATACTCATACGAGTGTAGCGTTAAGAGATGCGATCGCGGCTGTCAATATCCCTACAGTCGAAGTTCATCTGAGTAACATTTATCGCCGAGAAGAGTTTCGCCATCATTCTTATATAGCCCCGGTAGTAATTGGCCAAATCAGTGGTTTTGGTGTACAAAGTTACCTCTTAGGTTTACAAGCTTTGGTGCATCATTTAAGTCAGTAA
- a CDS encoding HD family phosphohydrolase: MKTQRFFHSLNQQLNHWRRRYKLLSRKGKSTVAVSRKSKPSSKEATRVILNNILLNVLKNSYKNEHQKRKIDLRAMAKLVKNRSRLNAVGLGWVHEKRSSLILAIAVASLTGVMGHRLYNQPKLKVGTIAPQTIKAPYTDKIEDQKKTDAQRKNASKSSTPILMVDAEITEQVNQNLQKLLDEGNEIRAISGSFPFFDASVLSIPTQHYLRSCSDAEWQTLLKSIENVSNQKQNYLFRARTIHPINNTNQNSQIQNNQTANLVNKSEFTQALAELVAYRISTAEQNLSALITQISQARQAYAQATVQLQRLNAITSETIYSETVLLELSDDEWTKTQSGIAQSAERMLTQGIPHGLPKSILQNAVSLQLQAFVPRNAETLATKVLLAVLEPNLKQDEEKTKQQAQKAANDVLPVIIEVKQGQVIINRGDQITEWHFDILEHYQLIRRENNWLGLLKLATLLTGAIAVFVVVERRSKYHLRQRDRLLVLLLTLSTPGLLAMGVPYTTWGGVGLLLGSFYGPSLGITVMVLMLLLLPITLEVSIITVLAGAVGGILGSGVAQRLRSREELALLGVAIAVTQGGVYLLIKLLIGAAFGSAWYIVLQEAGLLTVSGLAWSIVALGLSPYLEKLFDLVTPIRLAELANPNRPLLKRLATETPGTFQHTLSVATLAEAAAKKLGCNVELVRAGTLYHDIGKMHDPLGFIENQMGGPNKHETEIKDPWKSAEIIKKHVSEGLVMARKHLLPTAIQAFIPEHQGTMLIAYFYHQAEQMAQADPSIVVDEADFRYAGPIPQSRETGIVMLADACEAALRSLKDVNPEQALTMLNNILRARWQDNQLIDSGLTREEMTQIAEIFVEVWQQFHHKRIAYPKLKAKNVLNG, encoded by the coding sequence ATGAAAACACAGCGTTTTTTCCACTCCTTAAATCAGCAATTAAACCACTGGCGGCGAAGGTATAAACTACTAAGCCGTAAGGGAAAATCAACTGTGGCTGTGAGTCGAAAAAGTAAACCCTCTAGCAAGGAAGCGACAAGAGTTATCCTCAACAACATACTCTTAAATGTATTAAAAAACAGTTACAAAAACGAACACCAAAAACGCAAAATAGACCTCAGAGCGATGGCAAAATTGGTCAAAAATCGGAGTAGGCTTAATGCAGTAGGCCTAGGCTGGGTACACGAAAAACGTTCCTCTTTGATTTTAGCGATCGCAGTTGCATCTCTGACAGGTGTTATGGGTCATCGTTTGTATAATCAGCCAAAACTAAAAGTAGGAACTATTGCACCGCAGACTATTAAAGCCCCTTACACTGACAAAATTGAAGATCAGAAAAAAACGGACGCTCAACGCAAAAATGCTAGTAAAAGTTCCACACCTATATTGATGGTTGATGCCGAAATTACGGAACAAGTCAACCAAAATTTACAAAAGTTGCTAGATGAAGGTAATGAAATTCGCGCCATTTCTGGTTCTTTTCCGTTTTTTGATGCTTCTGTTTTATCTATACCTACCCAGCATTATCTGCGCTCTTGCTCTGATGCAGAATGGCAGACGTTATTGAAATCTATAGAAAATGTCAGTAACCAAAAGCAAAATTATCTCTTCCGAGCGCGTACTATACACCCGATCAATAACACAAATCAAAATAGCCAAATCCAAAATAATCAAACTGCTAATTTGGTTAATAAAAGCGAGTTTACGCAAGCATTAGCTGAATTAGTAGCTTATCGGATTTCCACTGCCGAGCAGAACTTATCCGCTCTTATTACCCAAATTTCCCAAGCTCGTCAAGCATACGCTCAAGCCACTGTACAACTACAGAGATTAAATGCCATTACTTCAGAGACAATCTACAGCGAAACCGTACTTCTAGAATTATCTGATGATGAGTGGACAAAAACCCAATCAGGAATTGCTCAGAGTGCAGAGCGAATGCTCACCCAAGGTATTCCCCATGGATTGCCCAAAAGTATTTTACAAAATGCCGTCAGCTTACAACTGCAAGCCTTCGTCCCCAGAAATGCAGAAACATTGGCAACCAAAGTGTTGTTAGCCGTATTAGAACCTAATCTCAAACAAGACGAAGAAAAAACCAAACAGCAAGCTCAAAAAGCAGCAAATGATGTATTACCGGTGATTATCGAAGTTAAACAAGGTCAGGTAATTATTAACCGGGGAGATCAGATTACTGAATGGCATTTCGATATTTTAGAGCATTATCAACTGATTCGGCGTGAAAATAACTGGCTGGGCTTGCTGAAGTTGGCAACTTTGCTGACGGGAGCTATTGCTGTGTTTGTTGTGGTAGAAAGACGAAGTAAATACCACTTGCGACAACGCGATCGCCTGTTAGTTTTACTGCTAACCTTAAGTACACCGGGATTATTAGCGATGGGTGTACCTTACACCACCTGGGGGGGTGTAGGATTGCTGTTGGGTAGCTTCTATGGCCCCAGTTTGGGTATAACCGTGATGGTGTTAATGTTGCTATTATTACCCATCACCCTAGAGGTAAGTATAATTACTGTATTGGCTGGGGCGGTGGGTGGAATTTTGGGTAGTGGTGTGGCTCAAAGATTGCGATCACGGGAAGAATTGGCACTTTTAGGTGTGGCGATCGCAGTCACTCAAGGTGGTGTTTACTTATTGATTAAACTCCTGATTGGTGCAGCCTTTGGTTCAGCTTGGTATATTGTGTTGCAAGAAGCCGGATTATTGACTGTATCTGGTTTAGCCTGGAGTATTGTAGCTTTAGGTTTAAGTCCCTACCTAGAAAAGTTATTTGATTTAGTTACCCCGATCCGGTTAGCAGAATTAGCCAATCCCAATCGCCCCTTACTCAAGCGACTCGCCACAGAAACCCCAGGAACGTTTCAACACACCTTGTCAGTAGCAACCTTAGCCGAAGCGGCGGCGAAAAAATTGGGATGCAATGTGGAATTAGTCAGGGCTGGGACTTTGTACCATGATATTGGTAAAATGCACGACCCTTTAGGATTTATTGAAAATCAAATGGGCGGGCCGAACAAACATGAAACAGAGATTAAAGATCCTTGGAAGAGTGCAGAAATTATCAAAAAGCACGTTAGCGAAGGGTTAGTCATGGCGCGGAAACACCTTCTGCCAACAGCGATTCAAGCTTTTATCCCCGAACATCAAGGTACAATGCTGATTGCCTATTTTTATCATCAGGCAGAGCAGATGGCACAAGCAGATCCTAGTATTGTGGTGGATGAAGCCGATTTTCGCTATGCTGGCCCCATTCCCCAATCACGGGAAACCGGAATAGTCATGTTAGCAGATGCTTGTGAAGCTGCACTGCGATCGCTCAAAGATGTGAATCCTGAACAAGCTTTAACCATGCTCAATAATATTCTCCGTGCCAGATGGCAAGATAATCAACTAATTGATTCAGGATTGACACGGGAAGAAATGACACAAATCGCGGAAATCTTTGTAGAAGTTTGGCAGCAGTTTCATCACAAACGCATTGCTTACCCTAAGTTAAAGGCGAAGAATGTACTGAATGGATAG
- a CDS encoding NAD(P)/FAD-dependent oxidoreductase, whose translation MKTYDWIVIGGGITGAALAYELVKTGCSVLLLEKDAIPQNATRYSYGGLAYWSGTTPLTRQLCQEAITRYQILPQELDADIELRELDLLLTIGNDSDPQATAALYAQCAVPPRLLSVLEACELEPLLNREAIAGALTVKHGHIHPDKTAQAYIQAFIRAGGELQIVEVAHIFAGGVNTTQRTYHSANVVVCAGGLSRQLLKTAGISIKLYFTHAEIIATPPVSLRLNTLVMPANLQRFKLESASTSVDEFWNEPHHQALPPILDAGAIQFLDGSLRLGQISRVFTDPYAQFNSEASEHWLRQSIAQIVPALGNLPGTRHHCLVAFSSNSLPLIGRLPGFSGIYIFSGFSNPLVFVPPLAQRFAQFLAGYQDDIIIQLSPQ comes from the coding sequence ATCAAAACCTATGACTGGATTGTGATTGGCGGTGGAATTACGGGTGCAGCACTTGCCTATGAATTAGTCAAAACAGGCTGTAGCGTCTTGTTATTAGAAAAAGATGCAATCCCACAAAATGCTACCCGTTATAGTTATGGTGGACTAGCCTATTGGTCTGGGACTACACCCCTCACTCGTCAATTATGCCAAGAAGCGATCACGCGTTACCAAATTTTGCCTCAAGAGTTAGATGCTGACATTGAGTTACGGGAATTAGATTTATTACTCACTATCGGCAATGATAGTGATCCGCAAGCAACGGCTGCATTGTATGCTCAGTGTGCAGTACCTCCGCGTTTACTGAGTGTACTAGAAGCTTGTGAGTTAGAACCACTGTTAAATAGAGAGGCGATCGCAGGTGCTTTAACTGTCAAACACGGCCATATTCATCCCGACAAGACAGCACAAGCCTACATCCAAGCTTTTATACGTGCTGGGGGTGAATTGCAGATAGTTGAAGTAGCGCACATCTTTGCAGGTGGTGTGAACACAACTCAGCGAACTTATCACAGCGCAAATGTGGTTGTCTGTGCTGGGGGACTCAGCCGACAGTTACTAAAAACCGCAGGGATTTCCATCAAGCTGTATTTTACCCACGCAGAAATTATTGCAACTCCACCAGTTAGTTTGCGGTTAAATACTTTAGTTATGCCCGCTAATCTGCAACGATTTAAATTAGAATCGGCATCAACTTCAGTTGATGAATTTTGGAATGAACCCCATCATCAAGCATTACCACCAATATTAGATGCAGGTGCGATTCAATTTCTCGATGGCAGCCTACGCTTAGGTCAAATTAGTCGTGTTTTTACAGATCCTTATGCTCAGTTTAACTCTGAAGCAAGTGAACATTGGTTAAGACAAAGTATTGCTCAAATTGTACCAGCCTTGGGTAACTTGCCCGGAACTCGGCATCATTGTTTAGTAGCATTTAGTAGTAATAGTCTGCCTTTAATTGGTCGCCTCCCAGGATTTTCAGGTATTTATATTTTCTCTGGATTCAGCAACCCTTTAGTTTTTGTGCCACCTTTAGCACAGCGATTTGCTCAATTTTTAGCTGGTTATCAAGATGATATTATTATTCAATTATCACCTCAGTAA